The genomic segment gagagattaatctaattatagagtatataatttaaccacattttaatatattaaagcaatgaattctgtcagaattattgtagtgtatgtgacagaactaagagtttatgacactttgagtccagaactaatagatcacttactaatggaaagaaggtctagaacaatcttccaagtggtaggtgaaaatttctcactacaatgtaaatggctacgcgataaacacagatgtacaatacagcactaaagatcttaggaggatgaatgaacatgtgtacgtgttcattcaactgtcagttcaactcatatataaggagggcttctaactctatatagaatagtttaaatacactaataaaggaccaatcgattatttaactataaagaagatggactatactagagcaactgaagtggctaatgacactaacttagatgttggaactaaccaacataagcttgtttctccgCTTGGAGGTCTTACCCGGATGGATAACGACCATTCGAGTTCTCAGGTTGTAAAGGAAACCCttcaatcaaatattgagaTTCCTAATGAGAACACAGATGTTTTCATTagaacatttaaaaatcgTTTAAGCACCCTAGAGGGCTTATACGAAAAGACTATGATGAAGCATGACGAATTTCTTAACTCAATCGAAGCTGGTGACTATTTAAGCAAAATCACTAAGCTGgaagaggaagaaaaaGGTCTTGAGCTGAAcatagaaaaattaaggACGAAAATCATTGATAGAGAAGGACTGTTAAATAACAGAACCACTGCTCATACAAGAACGTCCATTAATAATACTGTAACAAACGGCAGTAACAAGGAAGAAGGTAATCAACAAACTAACTTGATGAACAATGGATCATTAATGTTCAAGACATTAAATGGTAAAGAAGTTGTTATCAATAAGAATTACCTTCCActtaatattgaatttaaactAATCAATATTGAGGACCTTCCGTTGTGGATCAAGGAATTCGTTAAATTcctaaattattacaatttagataatttaaatgaattgcCAGAATCTACAATAATTGACCCTGTAGAAGATCAATTCATAAAGGGTCAACTCAAGGAAAATATCAAGTGTGAAGATATATATGACTTTATCTTCATGGAGAATAGTTCCATTGAAATCTTAAACGAAGTTAAGAGAATTTTCTTAAGAAAACTTAACTTTGCCAAACGCCAAAAATTATGGAAACAAGTGTCAATCACTGAGAAATCCAATAATTTGGCTTTACaactaaatttattgaataaattagttggaattgaagaattcatTGACACCAATAAGATGGAAATCTTCAATTTGACAATCAATAGGATTAACAATCAAGTATTGCAACGAATTAATGCAGTACCTATTGATCTATCAAAAATAACTCCTACTCAATATCTaggaattattaaaaaacaacGCAGAGGATgcttttgaatttcatgAACAAATAAAGCAATTTTATTCATCTGAACGAGAAGAAGCCAAATCTAACTCTAAAAATCCAGAAACTCTTAGGCCTATTGTAAAAAAGGTACAGAGAAATCCAGTACAAACGAAAATATCCACAAAGaagaatcaattaaaatcagCTNNNNNNNNNNNNNNNNNNNNNNNNNNNNNNNNNNNNNNNNNNNNNNNNNNNNNNNNNNNNNNNNNNNNNNNNNNNNNNNNNNNNNNNNNNNNNNNNNNNNNNNNNNNNNNNNNNNNNNNNNNNNNNNNNNNNNNNNNNNNNNNNNNNNNNNNNNNNNNNNNNNNNNNNNNNNNNNNNNNNNNNNNNNNNNNNNNNNNNNNNNNNNNNNNNNNNNNNNNNNNNNNNNNNNNNNNNNNNNNNNNNNNNNNNNNNNNNNNNNNNNNNNNNNNNNNNNNNNNNNNNNNNNNNNNNNNNNNNNNNNNNNNNNNNNNNNNNNNNNNNNNNNNNNNNNNNNNNNNNNNNNNNNNNNNNNNNNNNNNNNNNNNNNNNNNNNNNNNNNNNNNNNNNNNNNNNNNNNNNNNATAAAATTAAgaactttatattttaagtaCTGCTATCACCAATAGTACAGACGTTCGAGAACGAAAACTACTTTTCGGTAAGCATTTGAGAAAGAACTACAAAATCTTTTGAAGATGCAAGTTTTTGACACATCAATCTCCATTCCTAGAAATCAAGTCCCAGCTAACCGAATTATACCTCTTCAGACTATATTTACGGTGAAGCGTGATGGGACTCATAAAGCTCGTATTGTTTGCCGAGGGGACAAACAAACGGAAGCCACCTACAGTAACTATCATACagatcttcttcaaattgatactttgaaattgttcCTGATGATAGCCAATAACCGTAAGATGTGGATACAGACTTTAGATATAAATCATGCATTTTTGTATGCTGATTTACGGGAGGAGATATATGTTCCACTTCCACACGATAGAAGATTTGTGACACCGTTAAAAAAGGCACTTTACGGTTTAAAACAAAGTCCTAAGGAATGGAATGAGCATACTAAAAAAATTCCTGAACAGTATTGATCTGGATGACTCCAGACATACGCCAAGGTATATTCAGAAATCACGATTATAGCATCATGATAGCTGTATATGTAGATGACTGTGTCATAGCTGCTAAAAGTCAGGAACTTCTAGACGAGTTTGTTTCCACCTTAAGAAACAGATTTGAGcttaaaattattggaaaaaTGAATCAAGGCATTCTACGTACAGATGTACTAGGAATGGACcttgattataatattgatgaaggTAAAATCAGCCTATCATTGCAATCTTACATTGAAagtattgaaaatgattgGCTTGATAAAATTAGTCATA from the Tetrapisispora phaffii CBS 4417 chromosome 9, complete genome genome contains:
- the TPHA0I00520 gene encoding uncharacterized protein (Ty like retrotransposon): MDYTRATEVANDTNLDVGTNQHKLVSPLGGLTRMDNDHSSSQVVKETLQSNIEIPNENTDVFIRTFKNRLSTLEGLYEKTMMKHDEFLNSIEAGDYLSKITKLEEEEKGLELNIEKLRTKIIDREGLLNNRTTAHTRTSINNTVTNGSNKEEGNQQTNLMNNGSLMFKTLNGKEVVINKNYLPLNIEFKLINIEDLPLWIKEFVKFLNYYNLDNLNELPESTIIDPVEDQFIKGQLKENIKCEDIYDFIFMENSSIEILNEVKRIFLRKLNFAKRQKLWKQVSITEKSNNLALQLNLLNKLVGIEEFIDTNKMEIFNLTINRINNQVLQRINAVPIDLSKITPTQYLGIIKKQRRGCF